GGTCCTTCTGCATGACTCCAGGCGCCTCATTCACCAGGGATGAAACATCACAGGTCTCATGGAGGGTGGTGGACATTTGAAATGGCAGCTAGgaactgttttcttctttggtAAAGCATGGGTCGTTTTATTCAAGGTTTATTCATAAATCTGACAATATTTTCTCATGGTATTATAGAAGATCGTCAGAAGAAGCTGACGCAGTGATATGATCGAATACTCCTGGGAAAAAAGACCCTAGGTTTTGAAAAGAAGATACAGGGAGGAAAGTTGGGTTTCTAGAATAGACGGGTACCGCACTTAGCAGCCTTCTGTGTGGTGGGTGGGATGATGCACCTGAAGGTCCGGGATAAATGCCCGCGGACACCGCCTCCCCCGCGACCATCTCCTTTGACTCACACAGTCATTCAGCACATATGGCCAGTTCTCCACCAGTTCCGCATCCACGGATGCAGTCAACCATGACTGAAAATACTCAGGgaaaaaaaactccagaaagttcCCAAAAGCAAGACTGATTTGCTATGGCCGGCAGCTATTGACATATCATTTCCACTTTTAGGTTTTGTAAGTAACCTAGAGACGACGTGGCATGTGGGAGGATGTACACAGGTTACATGCAATCACACAGCGTTTTACATGCAGGACTCGAGTGTCCATGGATTTGCGTGTCTCCAGGGGCCCTGGAATCGGCCCCAAGAGGATACTGAGGATGCTGCATGTACTGGGACAGACTCTAGGTGCTGGGTTAGAACCCAATGGGTTCCTTGCCACGCTCCTAACCCAGCGGACAGACATGTTTTctcatgaagcttacattctaCTGAGGGAAGATCACGAATGTTGTGTGCAGATAAATGTCAGCAGTGAATGCTTTTAAAGGGCAAAGTGATGGGTTTGCAAGAATGGGGTGTGTCATTTACAGACTGGACATAGCACAGGAAGGGCGTTGCTGAGAACTGAACAAAGCTGCATTGACTGAGGGAAGGGATCACATAGAGGTGGGGGTGTGTATAGTGTttaaaagaacagcaaggagccCACAAGCTTGGAAGAGTGAGTGGAGGAGGTGGGCTGGGTGCTGTGGgcggagtggggtggggtgggggagggctctGGAGTAAGGCGGGGGTCCCAGAGGGCCGTGAGCACAGTGGGGCCGTGGTCTGATGTCCGTGCTTTAAGCATGGGTGATGGGTCATCAGGGGCAGGGCAGCTGCGGGAGGCGGTCAGGAGGCTGAGACCTGACCCAGGTGAGAGGTGATCACAGCACTCGGGGGAGGGTGATGAcaagggaggggatggggagtggTTGGGTCCTGGCGGCCTTTAGAGGTGGAACAACGGGATCTGCTGATGAACGGCTAAGAGGAAAAGAAGGGCCAAGGATCATTTAGCTGTTTGGGGATCACTTAGCTCTATATCACATGTGAAGTGCGTGTGATACAGAGACAGGAGGCCTGAGCTAGGGGCAGGGACAGGTGGAACTCAGTCCTGCACATGCTGACCCAAGGGTGCTGCCTGGGTGGAGGGCTTGGGTGGGCAGTTACTCTTCAGGGATGGGGCTGCAGGGATCCACCTGGGTACCTGTGGGGCAGGGCAGTGAGAGTGCGCACCTCCCATCACTTCCTGTGCTATGTACTGGTCAACAGTGGGTGTGTGCGGTGGTGACAGGCAAGAGGGCTGGGGTACACAGCCCAGGAGGATCAGAGTTGGACCAGAGGGAGTCCCAGCCTTACACACCCTGGCAGTATCCCCAAGAAGCGCTGTCTGAGGCACCGCGTCCTCTCGCTCACCTCTGACCAGCCGCCTCCGTGTACCACAGTACCAGCCCACGGGAATGAACGGCTGGGTTTGAATGATCTTTTCTCCCTGCTTTATAGGATGGCTGCTCTTTTCCTCAAGAAGTTAACATTACAAACCATAAAGACTGAGAATTGCTGCATTAGAAGATGTTTGAGCAAATACATCTTACAGGGGCTGGCGCCCACACAGCCCTCCCCAAGACTGCCCCGCCTCATTCACGCGAAAGCTTTCAGCACTGAAGACACCCAGGATGAGAGcacaaagaaaaaacagaacgAGACGGCTTTCAGTAGCGTTGGGAGAAAAATCAACGAGCGCATCATTCACGTGCTGGACGAACAGGGCAACGACCTGGGGCACATGCACCGGGCAAACGTGATCAGGCTCATGGCTGAGCGGGACCTGCGGCTAGTGAAGAGAGATGCCAGCGCGGAGCCCCCGCAGTACCAGCTCCTGACGGGTGCACAGATCCACCAGGAGCGGCTGCGGCTTAGAGAGGCAGAGAGGGCCGCGCCCAAGCCGGGTAGGTACCCTGCTCTCTGCTCCCTTGTCCCTTGGGCCGGCAGATCTGCAGTTTAAATCGGGCATCTGCCAAGTGCCTGTAAGAACAGGTGGTGAGTAACTGGAATCCTGTTTTACTGCTGTGTCCAGTGTGTGTTTTTCATCCACTTACTTGTTGTGTTCCTTTCCTCCTTGCTACTCTGTGTCCATCATTTCTTCCTTTACCCGTGCAAAATGAGAGACAGACAAGGCCAACCACCACCAAAACAATGGGCGCTCTTTTCCCCTCTGACCATGGCGGGGCCTCCCAGGGCCGGGACCGCAGAGCGCCGCATGGGGTGAGGTGTGGGAGAGGTGGGGACGAGTTCCTGTCCTGTCCTGGCCTCTCGCCTGCCCTGGgtgccctcctcctctccccccatCTCTGAGGGGAGGCAGGCAGTTCATTACAGAGAAGCGCTTCCTAACTCTGAAGTCACCCCCAGAGCATCCCCCATGCCCACTGTGAGAGTCACGGTAGGAACACTCAACATGTTTTACCAACTTGTCACTTAAACCTTACAGAAGCCGTGAACTGAATTAACTGAGGAGGTTTGCTTTCATGATGGCTAGTAACTGCTGATCAGTGGAGGTCAGATTGTGTCGATTCTCTACACACCACATTTAGCAACAGGGATATTGACTAGAAAACCAAAAACATCCAGAAGAGGCCCGCTGCAGTGCCAGGGGCATCAGAACGCGTCACATTTGAAAAAAGGTGAACAGCCTGAGAAGCTTGGTTCAGAAGTGGCGGAAGGGCTGACAGAGGACTCTCACCAGCTGGTAGGAGCTCTGAGAAGCAAGGAAgtgtttcttttaagaaaaatgatttttatttaaattttaaaaggataaagaaaaagtaCAGTGAACACCTGTTATCCACcacccaaaattaaaaaaaagtacctGGTTCTCTTTAAAGGACCATTCCTTTGTTCTTTCATCAAACAATGGTAATGATAAACGGAAGCATTCCCTGTTCAGGTACTCTTACTTGGCAACTACAAAAGTGGTATTTCACCTTGTGTCTGTCTCCTCTATTTAACTGGAGGGTGAAACCATTAATACCAGGCAGACAGGAGGGCCTATAGCAGCGTAGACCTTAGGACGTGTGTGTGATAAAACCCGGGCCTCACAGACTAGCCCCAGATCTCACTCTTTCAACCTAGGACCCACCCTGACCAAGGAACTgactttttcttcaaatattggaCAACATGATCTGAACACAAAGAGTAAACAGATTCAGCAGTGGATCGAAAAAAAGTACAAAGTCCAGATTACAGTAAAGAAAGGGAAGGGTGCAGATGAGCCCGAGGACAAAATGGTAAGTGAAAACAGGCCTGAGCGACTGCTTGTTTTCTGAACTTATAAATACAGCTGTGGAAAACCTGGAAAACGTAAAGGCAGAGAAAAGTAATAATTCTGCCCAGTCTTAGTGGCAGCTACTTGGgttttcaa
This DNA window, taken from Capricornis sumatraensis isolate serow.1 chromosome 12, serow.2, whole genome shotgun sequence, encodes the following:
- the MTIF3 gene encoding translation initiation factor IF-3, mitochondrial yields the protein MAALFLKKLTLQTIKTENCCIRRCLSKYILQGLAPTQPSPRLPRLIHAKAFSTEDTQDESTKKKQNETAFSSVGRKINERIIHVLDEQGNDLGHMHRANVIRLMAERDLRLVKRDASAEPPQYQLLTGAQIHQERLRLREAERAAPKPGPTLTKELTFSSNIGQHDLNTKSKQIQQWIEKKYKVQITVKKGKGADEPEDKMEEMCNRIVQAVSGIATFSSRPQPIRGGKAVMCVLRPLSKKEEAAWRAAPGTPRGDALNRGDGKDGASGVLPQ